TGATTAACGGATGGGCCGAGCGGCTAAAGCTTTCCGAGCAGCAGGTACACTCGAGCCCGTGCAGCCAGATGACGGGCATACGCGGTTTGGTCTCCAGGGCGTTGGCAATCCTGCTTGCGGCGAGCGGGCCGAGTCCGAAGCTCGAGGCCGTCAGACTGCAAAACTTGTGGAAACTGCGACGCGTGATACCTTGGCGTCTGATCACGCTGTAGAACGTTTCCGTTGCCCCACTCATGAACCCCTTCCAAGTTTCTCGTCGGCCCTGACGAATTGCTCACATTCAGCAGCAAAAAACGGGCCACCGATCGGCAAACATCTGACAGTTTCCAAGCCGCCACTCCGTGATTTGCAGTGGGATCGGCGAGCTAGGCGCAAGCTGCGCAACTGAGTGGCTCGTCGTGCTAATGGTGTCCGGTTTTGATCGTCGACGTGAGAACTCCAACAATGCAGCATAATAGCTCGTTCCTCGCGGCCAATGCGTTTTACTCGCTCTTTTAAGCACGGCACGATACCGGCCGGCACGACGATTGCCGCAGTTCACGCGGCACCGCACGGATCGGCGATTTCAATGGGACTCGTTCACCATTCTCAGATGCATTGGAGGCCGCGATCGTCGCAACAGCGCAACGACACCAAAGTGGCAGTCACCACCAACAACCCGAACCGGCGACTAAGAAAGGCGCGGTAGCGAGCCCTCCGCGCCGCAGTACACCGCCTCCACCTGTCAGGGCGGATCGATCCGATCCGCCTTGGGTCAATGACACTCGGTACCAAGCCTGCCAGGATTACGGGCGCAAGGCGCATTTGAGAGCTTTCACCAGAAGCGTTCATCGTTCATCGCGCGGGCCAAACGCTAGCGAGGCGATGGCTTGGCGCATCAGGAAACCACACCTTTCTGCGGTTAGCCTCGCAGCAATGGCAGAGGCGATCTCGCCGTTTCTATGCACTAGGTCCGATTCGCCCGACGCGGATAGCAGACGACGGTGTGGTATTTTTAGTTTGATGTCGATCCGCAGCAGCAAGCACCACTTGCCAATCACCAATCTGTTCATCGAGCTTTTCCGGCGGCAAGCGAGCTAGCGAACTATGCCGGCATAGACGATATTCTGGACTTGCTCGCGGTAGTACCTGCGGATCTCTCCGGGCGCAGCCGTTCCAAGCACCACCACCAGACGCTCCTTTGGATCACAGAAAAATTGTGTTCCGTAAGCGCCGGTCCAGGTGAACTCACCTGGATTGCCTGGAACGGCCGAGAAACCCTCGCTTATGCGTACAGCCACTCCGAGCCCGAACCCAAAGCCGGCACGGTGCGGCTCCACATTAGCGACCTTGTTTTTGATCTCTGGCCCAAGGTGGTTGGAGATCATGTGATGCACCGTTTTGGGACCGAGAATGCGCTGCCCATCGAGCTCCCCACCGTTTAGTAGCATTTGCCCAAAGCGCACGTAATCACCAACCGTCGCGAATGCACAGGCTCCCCCGCAGTCAAACTTGGTCGGACTTTCGAGGAGCTCGATGCCCTGTGGCTTTCCCGTCAGTGGGTCGCCTTTGAATGGGCGCGCGAGCCGCTCGCGTTGCGATCCCGACAAATGGAAAGTGGCATCCAGCATTCCGATCGGCTTCCACAGGTTGCTGGAAAGATACTCGCCTAATGACTGCTCGCTAACCTGTTCCACGACAGCGCCAAGCACGTCGGTCGAGAAGCCGTATTCGAATTCCGTTCCCGGTTGGTGCGCCAACGGCAGCTTGGTAATGCCTTCGATGAAAGCCTGCTTATCGCCTTTGACCGGTGGCGCTGCGAAATCCGGAGAGAGACGCGCCACTTGGTCTGAGCTGTCCGGCGGCGTGCCATAGGTGAGACCCGATGTGTGGCGATAAAGGTCGTGGACGTAGATCGGGGAACTCTGCGCTTCGAATTTTAACGAACCGTCAGGCTGCGGTACTCCCACTTTCATGTTTGCAAATTCGGGATAGTAATCCGTAAGTCTTGCCCGCAGTGGCAGGCGACCTTGTTCCATGAGGGTGAGCCCAGCAACCGCCACCATCGGTTTGGTCATTGACGCGAGCGCGAAGATCGCATCGAGCCTCATGGAGGTTCCTTTTTGAGGATCGAGTTGCCCGTACGCCCTGTAGTGAATGAGCTTGCCGTCTCTGGCGATTGCAACCACTGCGCCCGGCACGCGCTTGGCTGCGATCTCGCCAGCAAAGAACTCGTCCAGTTTGGCAAGGCGCTGCTTGGAAACTCCGACGTCATCGGCCCTCGCCTCGGGCAAAGGCGCGGAGTGTGCTGAATTGAAGCTGATACCAGCGGCCGCCGCGGCTGCAACGAGCTTATTCATTGTGTCCTCGTCAAGAATGGACGGATCTGACTTGCAATACTGCTGCTCGGTTATGACCGGCCAGCTTGGCCAGTACACCGAAGATGCTTCGATCCGGCTTGGGGCGCCTGCCCCTCACGTGCCTCTCCTGGCACATCGTTTGTCGATGAGGGTCAAAGTGAACATGACCGCAAAGGCGAACATTACCATACCGCCGGCAACCCAAGCTGCCTCGCGCCAGCGCGATGCTTGGACGTAGTCAATGACATAGGCTGACAACACTTTGGTGCGCCCAGGAATGTTGCCTCCGATCATCATCACGACACCGAATGTGCCGATCGTATGAGCAAAGCCAACCAGACCAGCCTTGAGGAACTCCAGCCGTGCCAGCGGCAGGCCGACGGTAATGAAGGCGAACAACGCAGAAACGCGCTGACTCGCCACAACTTCCTGCGGGTGGTTGCCCATCGCAACAAAGGCGCTGCGGATAGGCTGCACCACCAAAGGGAGCGCCGAGAGGACCGATCCGACCACGATTCCCGCA
This Bradyrhizobium sp. CCBAU 53421 DNA region includes the following protein-coding sequences:
- a CDS encoding molybdenum ABC transporter permease, producing MDALSPEIWQSVALTVELASVTTMILLVIGAPLAWWLARSKTVLSEAVATMVALPLVLPPTALGFCVLVLLGPNGPGGLLASFCGEHTLAFTFAGIVVGSVLSALPLVVQPIRSAFVAMGNHPQEVVASQRVSALFAFITVGLPLARLEFLKAGLVGFAHTIGTFGVVMMIGGNIPGRTKVLSAYVIDYVQASRWREAAWVAGGMVMFAFAVMFTLTLIDKRCARRGT
- a CDS encoding serine hydrolase, with the translated sequence MNKLVAAAAAAGISFNSAHSAPLPEARADDVGVSKQRLAKLDEFFAGEIAAKRVPGAVVAIARDGKLIHYRAYGQLDPQKGTSMRLDAIFALASMTKPMVAVAGLTLMEQGRLPLRARLTDYYPEFANMKVGVPQPDGSLKFEAQSSPIYVHDLYRHTSGLTYGTPPDSSDQVARLSPDFAAPPVKGDKQAFIEGITKLPLAHQPGTEFEYGFSTDVLGAVVEQVSEQSLGEYLSSNLWKPIGMLDATFHLSGSQRERLARPFKGDPLTGKPQGIELLESPTKFDCGGACAFATVGDYVRFGQMLLNGGELDGQRILGPKTVHHMISNHLGPEIKNKVANVEPHRAGFGFGLGVAVRISEGFSAVPGNPGEFTWTGAYGTQFFCDPKERLVVVLGTAAPGEIRRYYREQVQNIVYAGIVR